CTTCTAATACTTGATTGCAGGCTGATTTGAGGGTGTCGATCAATTCTTGCCGGTTGTTTTTGAAGTCCTCCAAAATAGGCCCGATCAAGAAACCCTCTGTGGCAAAAGCATGCCCTCCGCAATTGAGTCCAGATTCGATTCGGAATTCTGAAACCCAAAGTCCTTTTTTAGCCAAAAATTTCCCTTGAATCAAGGCGGAACGGTAATCCGAAACTTTGAGGATGATTCGCTTTTTAATATTACCGGTTTCATCTGGAAAAAAGTCAGAGAACCGCTCGGCATAGGAATACAAGGCGGGATTTAGTCCAGCGGAAAAAACCACTGAAGCTTGAAGTTTGCTCGTGGCAAATCCTCTCAAAGCTGATAAAGCATCCGAATATTCACGGGGCAAAATTTCACCAGATTCGGAATAATTCAATTTGTCCACCTTCGTCATGATGTTTACATCAATTGCTCCGGGGGAAATCATCGGAAGAATTCTTTTTCGAAGGACTTCTTTTTCCTCAGTATTTGCTTCAAAATAGTGTCCCAAAAGGGCTAGAAGAGAGTGGCCATTGGGAAGTATTTGGAGGAATTGATGGAATTTTTCATCACTCTCCCAATCAGCAATTTTAAGATCATGCACTTGAAGAGCAATGATGTCGTGGACCAAGTCCAAATAAGCGGTGATCCGTTTGGCCCGATAATCCTCCTCCTGTTCAGTAATGGGGTTAAATTCCAGCTCATAGCGCTCACTATAAATTCGTCGCATGTCCTCTAAAAGAAAATCATCCATAATGGAAATGACGCTTGAAATCCCAAATTGGGCGACTTTGAGTGGGGTATCTACGGTAAAACCTAATCCCATGACGGGAATGTGAAAGGAATGAAGTGAAGCTTGATGAGGCATAAGTTGGGAAACGAATAATAGCTCGAAGCTTCAAAAATAAAAGCTCTCAAAACCGATTTTTCCCGCTTTTACCCAATAGTCAGACTGATATTTATCATGAAAAATAGTAAATGAGGCCCTTCAAGATGCAAATAAGAAAGTCAGGATTAACCAAGTTTCTCTGTTTGAATCACCTGATTTAAAATCTCACGGTACGTTTTTAAGCACTTGGATGTGAAGGATTTTAATTCATCGAGACTTGCCTCAGACTGGATTAGTCGAATTTCTTCTTCCAACCAATTCTCCTGAAGCTGATCTAAGGTTTTCCGCCAAATCGGTTGATTCTTAGTGTAATTTTTTTCTATAAGAGCATGTACTTTTTTGGCTTTCCACCAAAAACTTTCGTCTTCCTGAGCAGATGGATTGAGCAAAGAAACGACCTCAGTAGGAAAAGCTCCCAAAAAAAATGGGATATAAATACTCATGCAAGGGTGGGAACTTCCCGTCAACCAAATGGTGGAAGCTTCGCCTTTTCGAATTTCTGCCACCATACTTCCTGTCGTATCTGAGGGATTGGTAAAACCTGTGGCATGCATGCAAATACTTCCAGTGGTAGCTTTTTGAGGTGAAAAATCTTCTCGATTGTGTTGTCTAAGACCTTGAAAAAAGGCACTAATTGAAGGGTTTTGAGCTTTTTCCAAAAAAGTTAGCGTGCAGGTTTTTCGTTGATTAGCCCTTCCTGCGGTGGTAAATACAAAGTCTGAAAAGTGTTTACGGAAATTGGGTTGTTGACCTGCAAAAATCCCTTGAATCGTCCGAGGCTCGATTACAAAACTTGCTGCTTCATAGTTGGACTCGATACTTAAGGCATTGGATATAGTGCCGAATTTTTCGACCGATCGATAGGCCCATGATTTTCCTGCTGTGTCTAGGATAAAAGCATGGTTTGGATCAGCGATTAAAAAGCTGTTATGGTAATAGAAGTTCTTGTTTTGATATCCCCCACAGGCGTTTTGACCGAATTCTTCCAATAATTGGATAATGACTTGAACTGCTTCAAGTGCAGTTTTTGAGCGTTCTAGCCCTAGCCTCAACAAATCCATTCCAGTTAATCCCAAATCGGATTTGTCAAATTTTACATTGGTGAAAACCGCCTCGTTTCCTATCACTACTCCAAACTCATTGGCACCCATTTCGGCGCCCCACATTTGGAATGGCCTGGAAAGGATCACTTCAAAAGTCTCTCTGACTTGAGGAATGGTGATGAAGGTACAGGTGAGCTCCTTAGATTCTGGTTGCTTCCTAGGCACATGGGTTATGGCCTGTGCCTCCATAGGCTCCCGATCTGAGTTTTTGCCAAAAATCAGGTTTCCGGATTTAGAGAATGAAGGAAGGCAAACCAAGGTGTCGCACATGGTGTCAAAATTTGATTGCCCAAATCCCGGCCTTTTCAGCAGGTGTTAAATCCAATAATTGACCATCTCGGATCAAAAAGGGTTGTCCATCTGTTCCCAATTCCCAAAATTTCCCACGTAGAAAAACATTCATTCCAAGTTGAGCCTTGGTTTTCGAGATTTTCCCGGGCAAAGCATACTTTTCCCAGGCAGCTCTTTCGGTGATTTTTCCAATGTCTGCTTGATCAACGTCTTGAGGTTCGTCATAGCCGCTGTATCCTTGCCAAAGTTGGGACATGGTTTGGTCGCCTGTGCAATACGAAGGGACCAGAATAATTTCAACATTTCCCTCTACCGCTTTTTGATAGGCTTCGGAGTACCAACTATCGGCACAAATCAAAAGACTTGTTTTACCAATTGGGAGAGAATAGGTAGGAATATCTTCTGATGAAGTTGCAGTTAAAAAGGGCTGCTCAGATGCAATAGGATAGGCTTTTCGTGTTGCCAAACCGGTGATTTTTCCGTCTGGACCAAAAATAAACGAAACGTTTTCGAGTGGATGATCCGGTTCGATCACCAATTCTCCTTCCTCAGCTCTTGCTCCGGGAAGAATGATTGAACCAGCTGCGATGTGGGTATTGAATTTCTTGGATAGTTCGGAAAATGTGTTGTAATAAATTTTAGCCATTTTTCTGGATTTCATTCGAAATATGGCTGCTGCCGCATGGTCGGATTCTGTTCCAGTCTGAGGAAGTCGAACCAAGAATTCAAAAAGATTGCTGGCTACCATTAAGCTTAAGCCTTCCTCCAACGTTTCGGCTTCCGTTATTGATTTTTTTTCTCCTTCCAGCACCAGCCATGTTCCCAAATATTCAGGAAAAAGAACCAAACTTTTTTCCGATAGCATACCCGAGTTTGCTGCTTCTTGGAGGTAAAGCTCGATTTTGTTCTGAAAATTACTAGCAGAAAGGTAATCGGTCAGTTCCATGTAGGGCTGAACTCCCACAAGGGTCCGATCTAGCGTATCAAAGGAATTGACAAATTCGATCGTAGTAAGGTGGCTTTTGGGAATTGGTAATTCGGTATTTCTCCCTTCGTAGGACCAAATCAAGCCAACAAAAACCAATAAGATTAACACCGTGATGATCGTTCTTTTCATGATTTAGAAGAAATAGAAGAAAGTACTTTGGATGCTGCTGACTCTCCAGCCAACACCGCTCCCTCAATGTATCCATGCCAACGGGTTGCTGCTTCTGTTCCTGCAAAATGAATCTGGTCCACTGAAGTTCGGTATTCGTCTCGAAATGTAGTCCAAGCTCCTGCTGGCATCAAGGCAGCATAGCATCCTCTAGACCAAATCTCATCGCTCATCGTAAAGTCCTCATAGGTTTGGAAATTTTCAGCTTTTGACCCAAAATACCGACTTAGAGTTTCTTTCATGATGTTTTGGCGGTCATCTTTTGAATTTTTGAAAAGCGCATTCATTCTGCTGCCAACTGAAAAACCCATCATAATCCCTTTGCTTGCATCTGCCGGGGAGCAATCGTACATGGCTTGAAAGGGAGTGTTTTGGTCTGAAACAGATTGTCCTGAAAATCCCATATCCCGCCAGAAGGGTTTGTCATAGATCATAAAACATTTGGCAACAGACCCCATGGGATAATTTTCCAACATGGCTTTTTTAGATGAAGGCAGGGCTGGACTGAATTCAATTTCGTTCAAAAGTGGTGGTGGGATAGCGATGATAACTTGCTGGCAGGAAAAAGAAAAGCCTTCTCCACTCAGCTCATAGCCGTTTTCCTGCTTCTGAACGGACTTAACGGGTGAATTAAATCGAATGGAATCTGTGAAATCTGCGGCTATTTTTTCAGCCAAATGTTGCATGCCTCCAACGATTCGATCTTGTTGAGCGCCATTTTCGACATTGATCAAGCAGTCTAGAGAAGTGCCTGAACGAATGTAAAATAGGGCATGAAGTAAGGATAGCTGATCTGGATCTGAAGCGAAGATGGTGTCACATCCCACTCGAATGATAGCATACGTGTCTTCAAAGCGGGTGTTTTCTCGAAGAAATTGCTCCAAGGTTATCTTATCCCAAAGCTTGGCTTTAGGGTGGTTCCATGGGTTTTGGATATCGATGGATCTGGCTAGTCGCTCGAGTTTACGAATGATCCAATCCAGGTTGAGTAGTGCTAAAAGGCTTATTTTAGGAATGACACCACGATAGGTTTTAATTTTTTTCCGGAGATCGAGGATGTTTTTACCTTGATTGTAGGTGCCATAATATCTGACTCCATATTCATGGCAAAGCGCATACATCCGATCTTGTGTGGGACCAATCCATTGTCCACCAAAATCAAGATAGAAGTCTTCAAACTTTTTTGTGA
Above is a window of Algoriphagus sanaruensis DNA encoding:
- a CDS encoding nitrilase-related carbon-nitrogen hydrolase; the protein is MKRTIITVLILLVFVGLIWSYEGRNTELPIPKSHLTTIEFVNSFDTLDRTLVGVQPYMELTDYLSASNFQNKIELYLQEAANSGMLSEKSLVLFPEYLGTWLVLEGEKKSITEAETLEEGLSLMVASNLFEFLVRLPQTGTESDHAAAAIFRMKSRKMAKIYYNTFSELSKKFNTHIAAGSIILPGARAEEGELVIEPDHPLENVSFIFGPDGKITGLATRKAYPIASEQPFLTATSSEDIPTYSLPIGKTSLLICADSWYSEAYQKAVEGNVEIILVPSYCTGDQTMSQLWQGYSGYDEPQDVDQADIGKITERAAWEKYALPGKISKTKAQLGMNVFLRGKFWELGTDGQPFLIRDGQLLDLTPAEKAGIWAIKF
- a CDS encoding flavin monoamine oxidase family protein — translated: MNLSPEVIIVGGGFSGLAAAKKLHEHQIPFLLLEARGRLGGRTFTKKFEDFYLDFGGQWIGPTQDRMYALCHEYGVRYYGTYNQGKNILDLRKKIKTYRGVIPKISLLALLNLDWIIRKLERLARSIDIQNPWNHPKAKLWDKITLEQFLRENTRFEDTYAIIRVGCDTIFASDPDQLSLLHALFYIRSGTSLDCLINVENGAQQDRIVGGMQHLAEKIAADFTDSIRFNSPVKSVQKQENGYELSGEGFSFSCQQVIIAIPPPLLNEIEFSPALPSSKKAMLENYPMGSVAKCFMIYDKPFWRDMGFSGQSVSDQNTPFQAMYDCSPADASKGIMMGFSVGSRMNALFKNSKDDRQNIMKETLSRYFGSKAENFQTYEDFTMSDEIWSRGCYAALMPAGAWTTFRDEYRTSVDQIHFAGTEAATRWHGYIEGAVLAGESAASKVLSSISSKS